In the genome of Oceanispirochaeta sp. M1, one region contains:
- a CDS encoding thiamine pyrophosphate-dependent dehydrogenase E1 component subunit alpha, whose product MKNTKGITSHAKSVKITKEKYLDMYLKMVQTRKFEEKAARLFVEGKVHGTAHFCIGEEATGIGVCSALENEDYILQTHRGHNQGIGKNMDINKMMAEFLGKETGYCKGKGGCMHIADFSVGSLGANGIVGGGIPLAVGAGLSQKYLKKDNITVGFFGDGASNEGTFHEALNLASVWKLPVLFVCTNNYYGMSTHVSKSMNIDDISVRASSYGIKGLALDGNDVVNIYKETLKAKEYVKENGPMLMVLNTYRWFGHSKSDPQAYRSKEEVKEWKEKCPIKRYSEFLIKEGLASKDDLEALDKQAEQDIINAVEFAENSPEPKIENIFDDVYAD is encoded by the coding sequence AAAAGGCATTACATCTCACGCAAAAAGCGTGAAGATTACAAAAGAAAAGTATCTGGACATGTATCTTAAAATGGTTCAGACCCGAAAATTTGAAGAAAAAGCTGCCCGTCTTTTTGTCGAGGGCAAGGTTCATGGAACAGCTCACTTCTGTATTGGTGAAGAAGCTACCGGGATCGGCGTGTGCTCTGCTCTCGAAAATGAAGACTATATCTTGCAGACCCACCGTGGTCATAATCAGGGAATCGGTAAGAATATGGACATCAACAAAATGATGGCTGAGTTCCTGGGTAAAGAAACCGGATATTGTAAAGGCAAGGGCGGTTGTATGCATATTGCCGATTTTTCAGTTGGCAGTCTGGGGGCAAACGGTATTGTGGGGGGAGGAATTCCACTCGCTGTAGGTGCCGGTCTGAGTCAGAAATATTTAAAGAAAGATAATATTACCGTCGGATTTTTTGGAGACGGAGCCAGCAATGAAGGTACTTTTCATGAGGCTCTGAACCTGGCATCAGTCTGGAAACTTCCAGTCTTATTTGTTTGCACCAATAACTATTATGGTATGTCTACTCATGTAAGTAAATCCATGAATATCGATGATATTTCGGTTCGTGCCTCTTCTTATGGAATCAAAGGACTGGCCCTGGATGGAAATGATGTGGTCAATATATATAAAGAAACTCTCAAAGCAAAAGAATATGTTAAAGAAAACGGCCCCATGCTGATGGTATTGAATACATATCGCTGGTTTGGTCACTCCAAGAGTGATCCCCAGGCATACAGAAGCAAAGAAGAAGTTAAAGAGTGGAAGGAAAAGTGTCCCATTAAGCGGTACAGTGAATTTCTTATAAAAGAAGGTCTTGCCTCTAAGGATGATCTGGAGGCTCTGGATAAGCAGGCAGAGCAGGATATAATAAATGCTGTTGAATTTGCAGAGAACAGTCCTGAACCTAAAATTGAAAACATCTTTGATGATGTATATGCCGACTGA
- a CDS encoding alpha-ketoacid dehydrogenase subunit beta, protein MREITYADAIREAMSEEMRRDENIIFMGEDIGLYGGAFGVSRGMFEEFGEERVLDTPITEMAITGAAAGAAMTGLRPIAELMFSDFMTLAMDQLVNQAAKTRFQFGGQASVPMVLRAPGGSGTGAAEQHSQSLEAWVCHAPGLKVVIPSTPYDAKGLLKTAIRDNNPVVFIEQKLLYRTKGEVPEIEDDYTIPLGVADIKREGKDLTIITYGRMVQRSLEVADKYAEKGIEIEVIDIRSLVPLDKDCLIQSAKKTGKVVIVHEACQTGGFGGELSSVIVDSDAFFYLDAPVKRVGGLDVPIPYNPNLEALVVPTIDSISAAIDEIL, encoded by the coding sequence ATGCGCGAAATAACATATGCAGATGCTATCAGAGAAGCCATGAGCGAAGAGATGCGTCGTGATGAAAATATAATTTTTATGGGTGAAGACATCGGATTATACGGGGGAGCCTTCGGTGTCTCCCGCGGGATGTTTGAAGAGTTTGGTGAAGAGCGTGTATTGGATACACCAATCACCGAAATGGCAATTACGGGAGCCGCTGCCGGGGCTGCCATGACCGGCCTCAGGCCTATTGCAGAGCTGATGTTCAGTGATTTTATGACACTGGCCATGGATCAGCTTGTAAACCAGGCGGCAAAAACCCGGTTTCAGTTTGGTGGACAGGCGTCTGTTCCCATGGTTCTCAGGGCCCCCGGTGGTTCTGGTACAGGTGCAGCAGAGCAGCACTCTCAAAGTCTGGAAGCCTGGGTCTGTCATGCCCCGGGTCTGAAAGTTGTTATACCCTCCACCCCCTATGATGCCAAAGGGCTCCTGAAAACAGCCATCAGGGACAACAATCCCGTTGTGTTTATTGAACAGAAACTTTTATACAGAACCAAGGGTGAAGTCCCTGAAATCGAGGATGACTACACAATTCCTCTTGGTGTGGCAGATATTAAACGGGAAGGTAAAGACCTGACCATTATCACCTATGGCCGCATGGTCCAGCGTAGTCTGGAAGTTGCTGATAAATACGCTGAAAAGGGTATTGAAATCGAAGTCATTGATATCAGAAGCCTTGTACCTTTGGATAAAGATTGTCTTATTCAGTCTGCCAAGAAGACTGGAAAGGTTGTCATTGTTCATGAAGCCTGCCAGACAGGTGGATTTGGCGGGGAGCTTTCAAGTGTTATTGTTGACAGTGATGCTTTTTTCTATCTGGATGCTCCGGTAAAAAGAGTCGGAGGACTGGATGTTCCCATTCCTTATAATCCGAACCTGGAAGCTCTGGTTGTACCCACAATAGACAGCATTTCTGCTGCCATTGACGAAATCCTTTAG
- a CDS encoding dihydrolipoamide acetyltransferase family protein yields MAESIIMPKTGMAMEEGVIVEWLVKEGDVVSTGDPVVEIETDKSSMEVESDYDGTILKILYENGETVPVVQTIAWIGKPGEKIPESSSEGFGELQDISKPGLPDLEAKPAETEIPNESSNVSDGKVKATPAARRAAAERALPLESISPSGRSGEIREADVLSFKQVNTTALAGRVALDQGLDLSGIQGSGHDGKIFSSDLNSNVSQELQGPGMAEDQRVPLTNIQKITGRRLLQSHTEIPVVTSHIQADVSEMLKIRKQINKALNGEVKITINDFVLKACALALEENPRVNAVLDGTDLIYKGNINLSMAVATGKGLLVPVIQNANRLSLKQLSSVAADLAKRGREGKIKSEEMEGGTFTISNIGTFGISGFTPIINQPQAAILGVCAIDEKLKLVDGAVCVSNIMGLSLTFDHRILDGAESSIFLSRIRELLETPLALMV; encoded by the coding sequence ATGGCTGAATCAATAATAATGCCCAAAACGGGTATGGCTATGGAAGAAGGAGTCATTGTTGAATGGCTCGTGAAAGAAGGGGATGTTGTTTCAACAGGCGACCCCGTTGTTGAGATTGAAACCGATAAGAGTTCCATGGAAGTGGAATCGGATTATGATGGAACTATCCTGAAAATCCTTTATGAAAACGGAGAGACAGTTCCCGTTGTTCAGACCATCGCCTGGATAGGGAAACCGGGAGAGAAGATTCCAGAGTCTTCCTCTGAAGGTTTTGGTGAACTTCAGGACATCAGCAAACCAGGGCTCCCGGACCTTGAGGCAAAACCTGCAGAGACTGAGATTCCCAATGAGTCATCCAATGTTTCTGATGGTAAAGTCAAAGCAACTCCTGCGGCCAGGCGAGCGGCCGCTGAAAGAGCATTGCCCCTTGAATCAATATCACCCAGTGGCCGGTCCGGGGAAATCCGGGAAGCCGATGTCCTCTCCTTTAAACAGGTGAATACAACAGCTCTGGCCGGACGTGTGGCTCTGGATCAGGGTCTAGATCTGTCAGGTATACAGGGTAGTGGACATGATGGAAAAATTTTCAGCTCTGATCTGAATTCAAATGTTTCTCAGGAACTGCAAGGCCCAGGTATGGCTGAGGATCAGAGAGTTCCTTTGACCAATATTCAGAAAATAACAGGAAGACGGCTGCTTCAGAGTCATACTGAAATACCTGTTGTAACCAGTCATATACAAGCTGACGTAAGCGAAATGCTGAAGATTAGAAAACAGATCAATAAGGCTCTCAATGGTGAAGTCAAAATCACTATCAATGACTTTGTATTGAAGGCCTGTGCTCTTGCTCTTGAGGAAAATCCCCGGGTTAACGCTGTTCTTGATGGTACAGACCTTATCTATAAAGGGAATATAAATCTCAGTATGGCTGTGGCAACAGGAAAAGGTCTTCTGGTTCCTGTCATTCAGAATGCAAACAGGCTTTCTTTAAAACAACTTTCTTCTGTCGCTGCCGACCTGGCAAAGCGTGGAAGAGAGGGCAAGATCAAATCAGAGGAAATGGAAGGGGGAACCTTTACCATAAGTAATATCGGTACCTTCGGGATAAGCGGTTTTACACCCATTATTAATCAGCCACAGGCTGCCATACTGGGTGTCTGTGCTATAGATGAAAAACTGAAATTAGTGGATGGAGCAGTCTGTGTAAGTAATATTATGGGACTCAGCCTTACTTTTGACCACAGAATTTTAGATGGTGCCGAGTCTTCTATCTTCCTCAGCCGAATACGGGAATTACTTGAAACCCCACTGGCTTTGATGGTTTAA
- the lpdA gene encoding dihydrolipoyl dehydrogenase, protein MSDTKKQQNNGSYGLIVIGGGPAGYVAAIKAAQLGAKVALVEQDTLGGTCLNRGCIPTKAYLKNAEIIEEIKHAASRGIRLINTEFQVDMPATLKMKDKVVKKLTGGVGRLLKANGVDVFYGKGIIESENTVSIDGADQIKGDKILIAGGSKVARIPIPGIDTPRVFSSDEILSIDKLPASMTVIGGGVIGVEMALIFLSFGVKINIVEMEDRLLPFMDTSISVFIEKLLIKKGAGIYKGVRLEKIEEKGPGLAFSLSSGETLEAEKALLSIGRVPDLSVLGEISIKTERGRILVNEYQETNISGIYAAGDVTGQKMLAHAAFKLGEVAAENALGALKKADMRYVPSVVYSLPEVASVGLTEEQAALKGEISTGYFPLAGNGKALAVGESEGFVKIVTDTKYGEVLGVHMAGPGVSEIINEAAALMAMEVTSHEIADIIHGHPSVGEAFMEAAADSLGRCLHLPPSLK, encoded by the coding sequence ATGTCTGATACAAAGAAACAACAGAATAACGGCTCATATGGTCTCATCGTTATAGGAGGAGGTCCTGCCGGGTATGTGGCGGCAATAAAAGCTGCTCAGCTTGGTGCTAAGGTTGCTCTTGTTGAGCAGGATACCCTGGGGGGAACCTGTTTAAACCGGGGTTGTATTCCTACAAAGGCCTACCTGAAAAATGCTGAAATAATTGAAGAGATCAAACATGCCGCTTCCCGTGGGATAAGGCTGATAAATACGGAATTTCAGGTCGATATGCCTGCTACTCTGAAGATGAAAGACAAGGTAGTGAAAAAGCTGACCGGTGGAGTCGGGCGTCTGTTAAAAGCCAATGGTGTGGATGTCTTTTATGGAAAGGGCATCATTGAATCTGAAAACACAGTGTCCATCGATGGAGCAGATCAGATTAAGGGTGATAAGATCCTGATTGCTGGCGGATCAAAAGTTGCCCGAATTCCAATACCGGGTATTGATACTCCAAGAGTCTTCAGCAGTGATGAAATATTGTCTATTGATAAACTGCCTGCCAGTATGACTGTCATCGGCGGGGGAGTTATCGGGGTCGAAATGGCTTTGATTTTCCTCTCATTCGGTGTCAAAATAAACATCGTTGAAATGGAAGACAGGCTGCTGCCATTTATGGATACTTCTATCTCTGTTTTTATTGAGAAGCTGTTGATAAAAAAGGGTGCCGGAATATATAAGGGTGTACGCCTTGAAAAAATTGAAGAAAAAGGTCCCGGACTGGCTTTCTCTCTCTCATCGGGTGAAACTCTGGAAGCTGAGAAGGCTCTCCTTTCAATAGGACGGGTACCGGACCTTTCTGTTCTGGGTGAAATTTCTATCAAGACTGAACGTGGACGCATACTTGTCAATGAATATCAGGAGACCAATATTTCCGGTATCTATGCAGCAGGAGATGTGACCGGCCAGAAAATGCTGGCCCATGCCGCCTTCAAACTAGGTGAAGTGGCTGCCGAAAATGCTTTAGGAGCATTGAAAAAAGCAGACATGCGTTATGTACCATCTGTGGTCTATTCTCTGCCGGAAGTTGCTTCTGTCGGTCTTACCGAGGAACAGGCTGCTCTCAAGGGAGAGATTTCAACAGGTTACTTTCCCCTGGCCGGCAATGGAAAAGCTCTGGCTGTGGGAGAATCAGAAGGCTTCGTTAAAATTGTAACGGATACAAAATATGGAGAAGTACTCGGTGTCCACATGGCGGGACCCGGTGTTTCAGAGATCATCAATGAAGCGGCTGCTCTTATGGCTATGGAAGTGACAAGTCATGAGATTGCCGATATCATTCATGGACACCCCTCAGTCGGGGAGGCTTTTATGGAGGCGGCAGCAGATAGTCTGGGGAGATGTCTCCATCTTCCTCCTTCTTTAAAATAA
- a CDS encoding sugar-binding transcriptional regulator, with the protein MIQKDRNFLIELAKKYYNDGLSQEVIARHFKISRPSVSNLLKQCREEGIVEIRIQESDSSLVSALSERLIKDYGLRTAVVVHSEDDKAATLAAAGAAAARVLQSKLRDRQRVGLAWGSSLYQLVKALDVQSVVDTEVIQMTGSLGMENLSYDGFELSRNLANKINGSCRLIQAPVIVKNLELKKLLLKESPIAETMELMGQIDIALVGLSPDNPDFSSMVREGFLNLSDAVRIQEMGGIGHICGLHYDKNGQLLDIPENQRVIGIPWDMLLKVPDVIGIACGAEKAEAILGAVKGRLVNSIVTDENAALRMLSQG; encoded by the coding sequence TTGATTCAGAAAGACCGGAATTTTTTAATTGAACTTGCCAAGAAATACTACAATGATGGACTCTCTCAAGAGGTAATAGCCCGGCATTTCAAAATATCCAGACCCAGTGTCTCCAATCTTCTGAAACAATGCCGTGAAGAGGGAATTGTCGAAATACGGATACAGGAAAGTGACAGTTCGCTGGTATCCGCCTTGTCGGAAAGACTCATAAAAGACTATGGCCTGAGAACCGCTGTTGTTGTCCATTCAGAAGATGATAAGGCAGCTACTCTTGCTGCCGCAGGAGCAGCCGCAGCAAGAGTTCTTCAGTCAAAGCTGAGGGATCGGCAGAGAGTCGGATTGGCCTGGGGCAGCAGTCTTTATCAGCTTGTTAAGGCTCTGGATGTGCAAAGTGTTGTTGATACTGAAGTTATTCAGATGACCGGAAGCCTGGGAATGGAAAATCTGTCATATGATGGATTCGAACTCTCCAGGAACCTTGCGAATAAAATTAATGGCAGCTGCCGTCTGATTCAGGCACCGGTGATCGTTAAGAATCTCGAGCTGAAAAAACTCCTTCTTAAAGAATCTCCAATAGCCGAAACAATGGAACTGATGGGTCAGATAGACATTGCTCTTGTAGGTTTGAGTCCGGATAATCCTGATTTCAGCTCAATGGTCAGGGAAGGTTTTCTTAATCTATCTGATGCAGTCAGGATTCAGGAAATGGGAGGCATCGGTCATATATGCGGCCTTCATTATGATAAAAACGGACAGCTTTTAGACATACCTGAAAATCAGAGAGTTATCGGTATTCCCTGGGATATGCTGCTGAAAGTGCCTGATGTCATAGGTATTGCCTGCGGTGCGGAAAAAGCAGAGGCCATTCTTGGTGCTGTCAAGGGCCGTCTGGTCAACTCTATTGTCACTGATGAAAATGCAGCCTTGCGGATGCTTTCACAGGGCTGA
- a CDS encoding HPr family phosphocarrier protein, producing MTELNITITNDTGLHSRPADVFVRTAKLFSSEIIVKKGEKTAKAKAILKVILLNVSQGDTISISADGEDEKEALDELKKLIESDFKIINPKVKI from the coding sequence ATGACTGAATTGAATATAACCATCACAAATGACACAGGGCTGCATTCCAGACCAGCAGATGTTTTTGTGAGAACTGCAAAACTGTTCTCATCTGAAATTATTGTAAAAAAAGGAGAAAAAACAGCAAAGGCCAAGGCAATACTGAAGGTCATTCTTCTCAATGTTTCCCAGGGAGATACCATATCTATATCAGCAGATGGTGAGGATGAAAAGGAAGCACTTGATGAATTGAAAAAGTTAATTGAGTCGGATTTTAAGATTATAAACCCAAAGGTAAAAATCTAA
- a CDS encoding DeoR/GlpR family DNA-binding transcription regulator has protein sequence MKNKKDRINGIINNLRLKGTTNLENLAADYNVSTATIRRDIKELEKSGQVVQTIGGGIILRTDFSESVRKENLSHAIVEKIRIAEYCSTLINEQDTVILGPGAITTLTGRIISGLDINFRVVTNSLSLALELSELDNINTYIIGGEVEGNYSTKMEYNQSGLDSIKYADKLFISADGIDIEHGLTYFQASSMIPMIKQMMEVADEVILIGDSTKFGKIYFNRLQGIECVTKIITDSKLDAKYKGAFTKLNIDCITV, from the coding sequence ATGAAAAATAAGAAAGACAGGATTAATGGAATCATCAACAACCTCCGCCTGAAGGGCACTACAAACCTTGAGAATCTTGCAGCTGATTACAATGTTTCAACGGCAACAATTCGTAGGGATATTAAAGAGCTTGAAAAATCAGGGCAGGTAGTGCAGACCATCGGTGGTGGTATCATCTTGAGAACGGACTTCTCTGAGTCAGTCAGAAAAGAAAACCTGAGTCATGCAATTGTTGAAAAGATAAGGATAGCCGAGTACTGCTCGACCCTGATAAATGAACAGGATACTGTAATATTAGGTCCCGGGGCCATTACGACCTTAACTGGACGTATTATCAGTGGTCTAGATATCAACTTCAGGGTGGTCACGAACTCACTTTCTCTGGCTCTTGAACTGTCAGAACTGGACAATATCAATACCTATATTATTGGTGGTGAAGTGGAAGGAAACTACTCAACTAAAATGGAATATAATCAGAGCGGACTTGATAGTATTAAGTATGCTGACAAACTGTTTATTTCTGCAGATGGTATAGATATAGAACATGGATTAACCTATTTTCAGGCTAGTTCAATGATTCCTATGATTAAACAGATGATGGAAGTAGCTGATGAAGTCATACTCATAGGCGATTCGACTAAATTTGGAAAAATATATTTTAACAGACTTCAGGGAATTGAATGTGTAACAAAAATTATTACTGACAGTAAATTGGATGCAAAATATAAAGGCGCATTCACAAAACTTAATATTGATTGCATAACTGTGTAG
- a CDS encoding MTH938/NDUFAF3 family protein: MIESISMGKLLFNGKVSRSDTIVFKDNMDTKWWIKERNSVQMCDLESVMAVNPEVIVFGTGFMLPISMSIETQEEIKNKGIELIIEKSEEAMEIFNSKVKEKETVGLFHLI, encoded by the coding sequence ATGATTGAATCAATTTCTATGGGTAAACTACTGTTTAATGGAAAAGTATCCAGGTCTGATACTATAGTTTTTAAAGATAATATGGATACTAAATGGTGGATAAAAGAAAGAAACAGCGTACAGATGTGTGATCTTGAAAGTGTCATGGCTGTTAATCCTGAGGTTATTGTTTTTGGTACCGGTTTTATGTTGCCAATTTCGATGAGTATAGAGACTCAGGAAGAGATTAAAAATAAGGGAATAGAGCTTATAATCGAAAAATCTGAAGAGGCTATGGAAATCTTTAATTCCAAAGTAAAGGAAAAGGAAACTGTGGGTCTTTTTCATTTGATTTGA
- a CDS encoding PTS sugar transporter subunit IIB: MIGKKILVCCGTAIATSTVVLRKIEEILEEKGITGVRFDQCKASEVSSKLNDVDLIVTTTMIFDVGDIPVIQTLSFLTGIGIENDMNKIISYLEA; the protein is encoded by the coding sequence ATGATTGGGAAAAAAATCCTTGTATGCTGTGGAACTGCTATTGCAACATCCACTGTTGTTTTGAGAAAGATAGAGGAAATTCTTGAAGAAAAAGGAATTACGGGTGTTCGATTTGATCAGTGCAAGGCATCTGAAGTATCGTCAAAACTGAATGATGTGGATTTAATAGTAACAACAACTATGATTTTTGACGTGGGTGATATCCCTGTGATCCAAACTCTTTCTTTCCTGACAGGTATAGGAATTGAAAATGATATGAATAAAATCATATCATATTTGGAGGCATAG
- the ptsP gene encoding phosphoenolpyruvate--protein phosphotransferase has protein sequence MKILNGKTASPGLSRGSAFLYKTLDLHFESRKITDIESEKKRLQTAFQSSLAELSTIKDTMSGSLGEEYAHIFRAQMTMVEDDEFLAEICEVIEEEKMCCEEALQTILTLYSSQFSSMGEDDYNRQRLLDLEDVCKRILRNLLGVEELSLASVPEGSIVIAENLMPSDTAMMNRKHVMGFISEKGGVTSHVAILAKSLSIPASVGVKDALNTCQKGEEIYLDVSDFEKAVIYINPDEKTSLELNTKIIKYNKQKELNLKMKDLEPITTDGIKIILSANIGSEQDLDDALAFGAKTVGLVRTEFLFLNSPDLPDEETQYNFYSTIAKRLEGGMAVIRTLDIGGDKEVKCLSLPSEENPFLGLRGIRVCLKYKDIFKTQLRALMRAAVHGDIRVMFPMISDIAEYRQARELMGIAADELKEEGIEYSSDFETGVMVETAAAVLISDILLKECDFVSIGTNDLTQYLLSVDRINEDISEYYRMFSPSIFRAIKQTCDNAGKAQKWAGICGELAGMPLAIPVLIGLGVKELSMSGQLLPQTIGQIRGLSSKECRAAAQRVLEMETEEEIKAYLRQVI, from the coding sequence ATGAAAATTCTTAATGGAAAAACGGCCTCTCCCGGCTTAAGCAGGGGAAGTGCCTTCCTTTACAAAACGTTAGATCTTCACTTTGAAAGCAGGAAAATTACAGATATAGAAAGTGAAAAGAAAAGACTCCAAACTGCCTTCCAAAGCTCTTTAGCAGAGCTGAGCACTATAAAAGACACTATGTCTGGATCTTTGGGTGAAGAATATGCACATATATTCAGAGCTCAGATGACTATGGTGGAAGATGATGAGTTTCTAGCTGAAATATGCGAAGTTATTGAAGAGGAAAAAATGTGCTGCGAAGAAGCTCTTCAAACCATATTAACCCTCTATTCCAGTCAGTTCAGCTCTATGGGTGAAGATGACTACAATCGTCAACGCCTTCTGGACCTTGAAGATGTATGCAAGAGAATTTTACGAAATCTCCTTGGTGTAGAAGAACTTAGTCTCGCCTCTGTTCCTGAAGGCAGCATAGTCATTGCAGAAAACCTCATGCCTTCAGATACAGCTATGATGAATAGGAAACATGTTATGGGGTTTATCAGCGAAAAAGGTGGAGTAACCTCTCATGTTGCAATACTTGCAAAAAGCCTGTCCATTCCGGCATCTGTGGGAGTTAAAGACGCATTAAACACCTGTCAAAAAGGTGAAGAAATATATTTAGATGTCAGTGACTTTGAAAAAGCGGTTATTTACATCAATCCTGATGAAAAAACAAGCTTAGAACTGAATACTAAGATCATCAAATACAACAAACAGAAAGAATTGAATCTGAAGATGAAAGATCTGGAACCGATTACCACAGATGGAATAAAGATTATTCTTTCTGCAAATATAGGCTCTGAGCAGGATCTAGATGACGCTCTGGCCTTCGGGGCAAAAACTGTAGGTCTGGTGAGAACTGAATTCCTCTTTTTGAATTCACCGGATCTCCCGGATGAGGAAACCCAGTACAATTTTTACAGTACCATTGCAAAACGTTTAGAGGGTGGTATGGCTGTCATCCGTACATTGGATATCGGCGGTGATAAAGAAGTAAAATGCCTCTCCCTGCCTAGCGAGGAAAACCCTTTTCTGGGATTAAGGGGTATAAGAGTCTGTCTGAAATATAAGGATATATTCAAAACCCAGCTACGGGCACTCATGAGAGCTGCGGTACATGGTGATATCAGAGTTATGTTCCCCATGATTTCTGATATTGCCGAATACCGACAGGCCCGGGAATTGATGGGAATTGCGGCTGATGAACTAAAAGAGGAAGGCATAGAATATTCCTCTGATTTTGAAACTGGAGTCATGGTGGAGACTGCTGCTGCAGTACTGATATCAGATATATTATTGAAAGAATGTGATTTTGTAAGTATTGGAACAAATGATTTGACACAATACCTGTTATCGGTAGATCGTATTAATGAAGATATAAGTGAATACTATCGAATGTTCAGCCCGTCAATTTTCAGAGCCATAAAACAGACCTGCGATAATGCGGGTAAGGCTCAGAAATGGGCAGGGATTTGCGGAGAACTGGCAGGGATGCCTTTGGCTATACCTGTATTGATTGGACTGGGAGTGAAGGAACTCAGTATGTCCGGACAGCTGCTTCCACAGACCATCGGTCAAATTCGTGGATTATCTTCCAAAGAGTGCCGGGCAGCAGCTCAGAGAGTACTTGAAATGGAAACTGAAGAAGAAATTAAGGCGTATTTACGTCAAGTAATATAG
- a CDS encoding PTS sugar transporter subunit IIA, whose protein sequence is MRIEDILKPEYIIENLSADTKEAALKQMGEKLFSMGLVKESFIEAIQYREKNYPSGLPMEGHKIAIPHTDAEHVNESVILFARLKDPLEFSVMGDPDEKIQVQMISMFALKEKKLIGDLLTTLITTYQDDSVLDSLLHAEDGRKMYDILIKQVGANLKGES, encoded by the coding sequence ATGCGAATCGAAGATATTCTTAAACCTGAATATATCATTGAAAATCTGTCTGCCGACACAAAAGAAGCAGCACTGAAACAGATGGGAGAAAAACTGTTCTCCATGGGATTGGTTAAAGAATCATTTATTGAAGCAATTCAATACAGGGAGAAAAATTATCCTTCCGGTCTTCCCATGGAAGGTCATAAGATTGCCATCCCCCACACTGATGCGGAACATGTTAACGAATCTGTTATTCTCTTTGCCCGCCTCAAAGATCCCCTGGAATTTTCGGTAATGGGTGATCCCGATGAAAAGATTCAGGTACAAATGATCTCCATGTTTGCCTTGAAAGAAAAAAAGCTGATTGGAGATTTATTGACAACTCTGATAACGACCTATCAGGATGATTCTGTTCTTGATTCACTCCTGCATGCAGAAGACGGCCGAAAAATGTATGACATCCTCATTAAACAAGTCGGTGCAAATTTAAAAGGTGAGTCATGA